In Legionella spiritensis, the following proteins share a genomic window:
- the tssB gene encoding type VI secretion system contractile sheath small subunit → MYRKEKSVAPKERINIVYKPAIEGVEETVELPLRQLVLGEFTSEQVQDTLEDRKPISIDKDNFDQVFKEREITLSLTVSNRLEKSQEKQMHLNLKFETLRDFEPDNLIEQIPDLKKLIEIRNTLKLLKGPIGNVPVFRRKLNKIVQDETSRNKLLEELSKTEKSE, encoded by the coding sequence ATGTATAGAAAAGAAAAATCAGTCGCACCCAAAGAGCGCATCAATATTGTCTACAAACCTGCGATTGAAGGGGTGGAAGAAACAGTCGAATTACCTCTCAGACAACTGGTACTCGGGGAATTTACCAGCGAACAGGTTCAGGATACCCTTGAGGATCGCAAACCCATCAGCATCGATAAGGACAATTTTGATCAGGTGTTTAAGGAAAGAGAAATCACCTTGTCCCTTACCGTTTCCAATCGGCTGGAAAAATCCCAGGAAAAGCAAATGCACCTCAATCTGAAATTTGAAACACTGCGTGATTTTGAGCCGGACAACCTCATTGAACAGATTCCTGATTTAAAAAAGCTCATTGAGATCCGAAACACGCTGAAGCTGTTAAAAGGCCCTATCGGTAACGTTCCGGTTTTCAGAAGAAAGCTGAACAAGATTGTCCAGGACGAAACCTCTCGCAATAAGTTGCTGGAAGAGCTTTCCAAAACTGAAAAATCAGAATAA